In Dioscorea cayenensis subsp. rotundata cultivar TDr96_F1 chromosome 11, TDr96_F1_v2_PseudoChromosome.rev07_lg8_w22 25.fasta, whole genome shotgun sequence, a single genomic region encodes these proteins:
- the LOC120272409 gene encoding transcription factor MYC3-like — protein sequence MEDLLLFPSSTNNINNNNNNSNNISIQYQLQQLLQSQSQPQPWSHAIIWSSSPDLLLLSWHAGIFIPNNTNSNSTNINGSNNSTIIDINYNSSSNCSKTAGRYSNSNETMVDDAEWFYIISSNRSFHCNDLNTLPSRSFSTSTSIWLSGSHHLQSASSCPRAADARFHGINTLVYIPLPIFSSVLELASPVVIPRDSLFIQQAQFSIFLSTSPNTLSVISPPHPPSQGPSPSPSPLQAQAQAQQAQQVQQATVAIVTSLKKESSSSDHYDSDQHQPRRRKRDRQDGIPVNHVEAERQRREKLNHRFYALRSVVPNVSRMDKASLLADAVTYINELRNRVSELEAHEQQQHQQQQQQPSTIITPMTFKKENNNNNNNNMDQSMSSITSSATSACNIINGGGGVGRMDLEVRLIGQEAVIRAQSCTGGHPAARLMNAMSELELQVSHASVTKVKELMLQDVVVTVPHGLQREDVLTAALLSKLDTHHHQQQHQ from the coding sequence atggAAGACCTCCTCCTTTTTCCCAGCAGcaccaacaacatcaacaacaacaataataacagcAACAACATATCTATCCAGTATCAACTACAGCAACTCCTTCAATCCCAATCCCAACCACAACCATGGTCACATGCCATCATCTGGTCTTCCTCACCAGACCTCCTTCTCCTCTCCTGGCATGCTGGCATCTTCATCCCAAACAACACCAATTCCAACTCCACTAACATCAATGGTAGCAACAACAGTACTATTATTGACATTAACTATAACAGTAGTAGCAATTGCAGCAAAACTGCAGGACGGTACTCAAACTCCAATGAAACCATGGTAGATGATGCCGAGTGGTTTTacatcatctcttcaaaccgTTCATTTCATTGCAATGACTTGAATACACTCCCTTCCCGTTCCTTCTCCACTTCCACTTCCATATGGCTCTCTGGTTCTCACCATCTTCAATCAGCTTCATCCTGTCCTCGCGCTGCTGATGCTCGTTTCCATGGCATCAATACTCTTGTTTACATCCCTCTCCCTATTTTCTCTTCCGTACTTGAACTTGCCTCCCCTGTCGTCATCCCCCGTGATTCTCTTTTCATTCAACAAGCTCAGTTCTCCATCTTCTTATCAACTTCACCAAATACTCTTTCAGTAATctctcctcctcatcctccttcaCAAggaccatcaccatcaccatcaccactaCAAGCACAAGCACAAGCACAACAAGCACAACAAGTACAACAAGCAACAGTAGCCATAGTTACAAGTCTCAAAAAAGAGTCTTCATCCTCTGATCATTATGATTCAGACCAACACCAACCTCGCCGGAGAAAACGTGACAGGCAAGATGGTATCCCTGTCAACCACGTTGAAGCGGAGAGGCAACGAAGGGAGAAACTCAACCACCGGTTCTACGCACTCCGTTCAGTCGTCCCCAACGTGTCACGCATGGACAAAGCTTCACTCCTCGCCGACGCCGTCACGTACATTAATGAACTCAGAAACAGAGTTTCAGAACTTGAAGCCcatgaacaacaacaacatcaacaacaacaacaacaaccaagcACAATCATCACACCAATGACGTTCAAGAaggagaacaacaacaacaacaacaataacatggATCAGAGCATGAGTAGCATTACTTCTTCAGCTACTTCAGCTTGTAATATCATCAATGGTGGTGGAGGTGTTGGGAGGATGGATTTAGAGGTGAGATTGATAGGACAAGAGGCAGTCATAAGGGCACAGTCCTGCACCGGAGGACACCCAGCAGCGAGACTAATGAATGCAATGAGCGAGCTAGAGCTGCAAGTGAGCCATGCAAGTGTGACTAAGGTTAAGGAACTAATGCTACAAGACGTTGTGGTTACAGTCCCTCATGGACTCCAAAGAGAAGATGTTCTCACTGCTGCACTTCTTTCTAAGCTTGACACacatcatcatcagcagcagcatcagtaa